CAGGCCGGAGGATTTCAGGAAGTTGCGGCGCGAGGACGAGTCCCGGAGGCAGCGATTGCGGATTGACGGTCGTGTCGGTCAATAGCGGATCCTCGGGTCAACGAGCGTGTAGATCACGTCGATCATCAGATTGACGAGGACGTAGACGAAGCTGAACAGCAGCACGATGCCCTGGATCACAGGATAGTCGCGGCGCAGGATCGCATCGATCGTGAGCCGGCCGAGGCCGGGGATCGCGAATACGCTCTCCGTGACCACCGCACCGCCGATCAGCAGCGCAATACCGATCCCGATCACGGTCACGATCGGAACTGCCGCGTTCTTCAGCGCGTGAATGAACAGGATGCCGCCCTGCCCCAAGCCCTTCGCCCGCGCGGTGCGGATATAGTCCTGCTGCAACACTTCGAGCATGGCAGCGCGGGTGATGCGCGCGACCAGCGCGATGTAGACGCAGCCAAGCGCGATCGCCGGCAGGATCAGGTTCTCCAGCCATGGCCAGAATCCTTGCGCGAGCGGCGTGTAGCCCTGCACCGGAAGCCATTCGAGCTCGAGCGCGAAGATGTAGGCGAGCATGTAGCCGACCACGAAGACCGGCAACGAGAAGCCGAACACGGCAAAGCCCATGATGACGCGGTCGATCAGGCTGCCGGCCTTCCACGCCGCCACGACGCCGAGCGGCACCGCGACCACGATCGTCAGC
This genomic stretch from Bradyrhizobium sp. CCGB12 harbors:
- a CDS encoding ABC transporter permease, whose translation is MLSYILRRIVATLPVMAIVALFVFSLLYIAPGDPAVVIAGDQASPEDVERIRQSLGLDRPFLVQFGSWVWRILHGDLGTSIFTNLPVSAMIGQRLGPTLSLMIVTLLLTIVVAVPLGVVAAWKAGSLIDRVIMGFAVFGFSLPVFVVGYMLAYIFALELEWLPVQGYTPLAQGFWPWLENLILPAIALGCVYIALVARITRAAMLEVLQQDYIRTARAKGLGQGGILFIHALKNAAVPIVTVIGIGIALLIGGAVVTESVFAIPGLGRLTIDAILRRDYPVIQGIVLLFSFVYVLVNLMIDVIYTLVDPRIRY